From the Saimiri boliviensis isolate mSaiBol1 chromosome X, mSaiBol1.pri, whole genome shotgun sequence genome, one window contains:
- the PAGE3 gene encoding P antigen family member 3 isoform X2, whose translation MSGYQRARSTSRERRDDQESNHPVGAVVAQEPPSDDQPQQEDPPTENQDYARGRQRDEGPLEFQVLGLAAYIRELIRSKTGGERGDGPDVMGEFLPNREPVKIPEAGEGQPPF comes from the exons ATGAGTGGATATCAAAGAGCAAGATCTACAtctagagaaagaagagatgatCAAGAGTCTAACCATCCAGTAGGGGCTGTGGTT GCCCAGGAGCCGCCCAGTGATGACCAACCTCAACAAGAGGACCCACCAACTGAAAATCAAGATTATGCACGTGGTCGACAGAGAGATGAGGGACCACTGGAGTTCCAAG tgctaGGACTGGCAGCCTATATCCGGGAACTGATTCGGTCAAAGACCGGGGGTGAACGTGGGGATGGACCGGATGTCATGGGAGAATTTCTGCCAAATCGGGAGCCTGTTAAAATACCAGAAGCAG GTGAAGGGCAACCACCGTTTTAA